Within Tenebrio molitor chromosome 3, icTenMoli1.1, whole genome shotgun sequence, the genomic segment cgtttgtttcattttatagtCTGCAGGCTgtagaaaaattgttgaaagagTTGGGGAGCTTTcgaaaaagaatattttatgtaCCAAGAGACAACGAGAAGTCGCCGTTTAATCACTTGGATTTTATTATGGCTAAGGACGTTAAAAAAGACTTGTATGATCAGATATTTAGGATAATGAGGGAGCAGCTCTCGGAAGTTGATATAGTGTAGAAgtttcatatttaataataaaaaaaaatacagtcacaatttttacttggtttgtattgtaatattttttaacaaataaaaaaaaattttgctttgTACTTTGATACCTGAGTGAACtttgcattttaaataaacatggGAATTTTAGCAATAAATCAGTCTTGTAAAGACCAATATAACTGTTGCATACAAATTAGTTTCTTTATCTGCGTAAAAGCCTGAGCTCAAAGTTAATTAAGCTGAACGAAGTGTGCATTATCAGGAAACTAACTTATTATTAACGTATGGAGACACGTGCTTGTAGAAAACAATGAACAGTTATGAATTATTAATGTTGCAGATAGTTGTTTCTGGGTgtacatttatttcaaaattcaaaaatagtcatttgtgtatcaagggcaaaaagtgcatttttttcgtccgagtctgagttttctggccgaggcgcagccgaggcttgaaacaggcgaggacaaaagacAATTTTTGGGCAGAGATACATTTTGtatctacttttttcaaatagatataCATATACTATAATAGATTtatagtatttgttatcagcttgcccacaaaactagaaatttacaatttgcaatacaattacttattttaataatttgacaggacgattatcggttttgtcggtttcgttacTACTTACTAAagagaccaacagatggcgccgcGGTCAGCGTCTAAAAAAGTACGTCCGAAAAAGAATTACTTTTCGTCTGTTTGTGAGTAAGTAAAATTACATCTTACACAAGGATTTGTCGTGTCGATAAATAAGTGAAACTGATATCGCCACAAATGTAATGAATTACTAAAGCGAAATAACTACATTTTCCAGATTACAAAAGCGCCTTTGTAAACTGTGACTTTGTGGTTGGTTGCCTGGCATCGACAATATGTAAaagcacattaaattttattttaatgtttatcaCCTTGTGGTAGAGCGTTCGACAATTTCAAGCCATTCGAAAGTTTCATTTCTTTTGTAAGAGCATTTGAATGGCTTTCAAGAAAATAAGCGATCCTTGTAGTTGATTTCCTTCGTTTCCTTTTAACTTTAAAACATCACGTTTCTGCAGAGGCAGTCCATCTGCTTGCATTGTGAAGCGATCTCGCACGGCtttaaaatagaatttttttattcatcgcTTTGAATGTTGCTTTCATAATTatcttgaaatatttttcatttgctTTGTAGAATCCAGCGCTCTGCTTTTTGTTCGATTTTTCGGTTACCGTTGCTTTCAAAACAATCTATTTTTTGTGGACccctatttattttacaattttctacaaaataaacattCGCGTAGGAACTTCAAAGGGTGTGGTTAATAGAGTTGTTGCAAATCGCGCTTCCAATCGACAGGTGACATAAGGTATGATTGATTATTGGTTTAAAAAGAGAGAGAAATATGTAAATAGTAACGAAACGAAActaataatagaaaaaaaatatatcagtCATATTTGTTTGCAAAAAACATTATTGGTTTGGCTTGTAATTGTATTAAACGTTCTGTGACCTTTCTGTTAGATAACAATACCGCGGTATGTAGATAacatgaaattaaagaatattTGGTTGCATAAACACCTCAggatattattataataataatattttacttattacggacaaaatatatacatatgATTTAAACTTACCTCCTACTATTTAGTACTTCTCAACAAGGTAACTGAATGTTTAGTTCTCGTATTTATATTAAAAGGGGCACGGCGTCGAGGCCGGATttactgtagtttcaatttggttgtaggtcgtaaaattttattggatattatgagcgattaacgggcgcaatggttgggtttgaaaaggttgggaagcggcgcgtgccgtttgccgtacaatgcaaatataccaaatgtacaatacaaccctgcttaaaatattacctgctagtggtaaactaggatttataagccccgcaagatctttaacttaaagtaccataaaattttacgacctacaaccaaattgaaactacaatacTTATCATTACGGATTATTTCCATCAAATGATGTTAATTCCCTTGaaagcattatttttttaaatcatttatttttgctgcACGTCTATTTTTTACACGACtgcttaataataatatttgttgTGTTATTTATACAAGGTGTTAGAgaatggtctcccaagaatttcagggtgagtttATTAAGGAAAAAATGGTCGAACAGCTTTATACCGTTTTTGgataaattaaaccgttttccgaaaataaaaactttcatCACAAAACGGtaaccatttatttaattattacaacaataaaatggtaCAGAAGCTCCCAAACTGTGGGGCgccattttaaatgtttatttttgtgaaaaccaTTCATGTTGGGAAAAAATGATATTAAGGTTGtcgaccacattttccctcgcaaactcaccctgaaattcttgggagaccattccctaacaccctgtacagtATAGGGACTAATTTTATAATCTTTTATATTAtcagtttaaatttaattaaattgtaattattaaactAAATAATTGATAGAAAAATATACTTGATGTCTATAAATATTCAGAAAGTGTTTCAAATCCCTGTGTTCACTGAGCAAatccaaatatttatttcgcAATTTAAATATTAGTCTCAGTTTATTGCATAACTCAAATATTTGTCGCTTAATAAAACAAACGTTGATAGTAATTATTTTTGGGTGTCtggtttaaaatttcattcagaatatcttaattaaattgtgccAAAATGCACAActttaaatatttgcaaaacaaCGATTAAATAATTACAAGATGATCTTGTTCATTAGAGTGGTTAGTGttatttgaagcacgaggcggtAGCCGAGTGTTGCAAccaggccgaatacctgaaaagtaaCAGCGCacgaaaaaatgtgttttcctcttgtgaactcaatccggggacatactgtatagtttttttatctttatcagAAGAACAAGATTTTCTTTGTTATGTCGGCTTAAACCCATTTGTTATAATCCTGCTGCTCATAGTGTCACCTGTCTTTGTTCTCAAAAAGGGAAAAATTTGGGGGGCATAATAATTGATGGTTTTCGTTATTCGAATCTAGGAACATCATAATTTAAGTTAAGAAGTAATTTTAAAGTCAGTTGCACCAACCAAAGTATTTTTCAGATCAGGTCAGGTCAtcctaatttttaattaaattaattaaaagtagCACATCTGCATTAAATAAGTATCCAGTAACAGTCTTGCATTTGACATTCTGTCTTAAGGAAGTACTTGGTGTTAATTTTCTTGTCAAATCTCTCACGTGCACATTAATCTCATGCTGCTCACGATTTTCTTCTGAAATAAACCACTTTTCTGCGATTCGTGCATTATTTCTTCAGCAACAAAATCATATCATTCATATCTGAAGTCTGAAAAGTGTTTGAATATAATTCATGAATTGCGAGGGAAATATCTAATAATTATAACAGTGTTTAATTGAAGgctcatatttttaaatgtttgtcaatatattttactTATAGTGAGCGTTAAAAGTTTGGAACAACGGAAACATTTTCGTCTCCGCTGAACTTTTCGAAAACAACTCAAACGggttaatttagttttttgaagagaaaaattattttccatatttttcacttttccgcGTAATGCACTTACcgccattttttttatatagtaACCTCCAATGTTTTTACAGATTTGGAAAGacaattaaattctaatttttaccTATGTAGGTACTATGGACTAATGGTCCCTGAAAAATCAATCGTTAATGGAAAAATGGATGTAGCGCAACTCCAATTTTAAActgaaaaagctccataaagAAACTTGATCTGATACTGAAACTTGAGGCAGGTCTGCAATGAAAGAACCTCCTAATGTGGAAAAATGTGAAGCTGTTGGTTTTAACAAACGTACTCATTTCATTCATCACAAGTGTTCAAAGTCGTCGAAGTTTGCATTCTTAATGTAATCTCGGGTTGGCGAATCAGCGAGAGAATTTACGATCCTGAGAGTACTTGAAATGTATCTGTTCTTTTATAACTTAATTTACactcaattttaataaattcaatgTGTAAAAGTAAAGTACgctattttttcaatttttacaaaaagtcTGACATATCTGATTCCATTTCCAGGAGCTCTTTCGATATTTGAGATTGTTgggttttgtaaatagttaaTTTTAGTGGTCTTATTTTTGTTTGGGTTATTTGTTTGGTTTAGTTTTAGTgcgtaatttaaattatttttaacattaaaaaaaaggtaGTTGCACCCTATTCGATTAATTGTTGCCCGTTAACAATCTCACAATGTCGCTTACAGTCGGTGTCAATCCCGCGCCCTTGAGGGATCAACTCTCTTAACTTATTTTGTGTTTCCCTTTCTTCTTTTGCCAAATCGTCATCTTCctctcattttttttccttcaacTTACTCTTATTTAGCATAATGTCCTTCTGCTGCTCGCGGCTTTCTATTTTTGCCAGCAtcatcttatttttatttattttaaatgcttccttTAGATTCACTTTCACCCCTATCTCCCTTTCTAACCATTCTTCCACCCCCCCTCTCTATATTTCCACTTATTGCCCCTATTTcagttattataacattattcttcctctccttcttttcCCTTTGTTCCATCTTTTCCTCTATCATTTTCATCCTTTTCATTCAATCTGCCTTCTCCGCCTGCCCCttttcttctcttcctctcatttcctctctcactgtcgctaattctttccttagctccccattctcctctctcactgctgctaattcctttcttagtGCTTTGATCTCCTCTCTTATCTCTCTAATCATGGTTGTTTTCATTTCCTTatccatttccttgctttgattttctttttcgctTCTATTTGGTGATCTTCTCGTTCTGGAACTATTTCTGAGTGGGTTCTTGCCTTCTTTCGACGTCTtaccctcttctctttctctcttgctccTTTCTTTCCTTACTTCTGACGATTTCGGCATGTCCTCTCTTTTTTGCTCTCCCTTCTTCTCTCTCACTGCCGCTAGTTCCTTTCTTCGTACTTTGCTCTCCTCTACTATTCCAGCCATATCCTCTCTTATCTCTCTAAGCAcggtttctatttttttttctatttctttgCTTTGATTTCCTTGTTTGCTTCTACTTGGGGATCTTTCGGTTCTGGAACTCTTTCTGACTGGGTTCAGGCCTTCTTCCGACATCctaccctcttctctttctctcttgctttCGGCGATTTCGGCATGCCCTCTCTTTCTTGCCCGCTGCCTTCTGCTTACCACCTCCCACTCACTCGTCGTTGTTTACGTTTAttcaaagttaaaatgtaaaattgtgtttaattcaaaatataactggtgtttttttttccactgtttcgtaaataattataggaagtgaatatGGGTAggtcagtataaaaatcagaatttgactttttggttgaaatccacttcttattacatattatgtatgttgctcttgcttattttataaattttctccattatcagataataataataaaatgggcaattataattgcaacatctaaaattcatgaggtataaagtagcgtttgaggcCACAAATTTTCtgcgcccatgcattgaacgctaatttgcatagaattccgctacgacatgaccgatgaTTTGCAACGCcagctctgatttgttttccttttgatcactttgtgtAGACTATTCAGAATTGGTTTAATTCGGTACTgaacaaaacaagaaaacttAAAGCTTCGACCGAAAAAGACGAGCGATGGCAGACACGGCAGGTTGGTTTACAATGAACTTGTAAAGCACTTTTGCCACAAAAAAACTTAAGAAAAGTTTTTGCGTGGGAaagcaatttattttcattgatatttttttggaTACTACCTACACTTCTCAAACGACTAGTTAAAATGAAGGGAGGAGGGGTATTAAAAATAAGTGGTCTCGAGCAATTGCTACAATGAAAAGTTCTAAATTCTACAGCTGGTCAAAATATTCGGAAcgattttcacaacaaattgcatatggaataaaaaaatcaggttTCATGTGATGTCAAATGTTCCAGGTATTGTGTAAGTTTCATGAAAAGCTTGAGTAGCTTGAGCGTAGGTAAAAACAACCCCTCCAGCCCCGTCCCGCgtaatttttctgaaatatGTTCGACGGGGTAAGAGTCCGGGCCGGCGTTCTCCACCCCCTTCGTTACGGTCGAGCCTTCGGAGAGGAGTCCGTCAGTTTCGCGCATGTCCTCTCGTCCGCAAGACGCACACACGGCTTGAGCGTCTCGACGCTCCGAATCAGTTGTTCCGTTGGCGCGTTGTACGACGTGCGGACAGACGCCGGCGCGTCCTCCCCGACACCGACGTCGTCGTTCTGTTCATTCACCTTTCGTCACCTGGCGCACCTCCGACTGTTTTGTGCGTACGTCGTCGCCGACTCTGATTTATGCCGACGAAAGGTAAGGTTATAAATAGACCGGCAAAATCGAAAGTTGTCGCAACCGTCGTCTGCCATTTAACGCCGGCAAAAATCGCCGCCCGTGGGACCGATGCATTATTTATGTCTCTTTACGGACACTTTGTTCCGTGTTGTTCTGCTTCCGGAGCGCGCCGGAACTAGCATTCCGCCGCCCGGAGTGTGCTTCACGTGCTCCTGGAAATGTGCGGTTTTTCGCCAGATCTAGGCGATCTAGCCGGTGGAAATTTTTGCGCCGGAGTTTTCCGGTCGACGTTGGTAAACAAGGGTATTGGTCGCGAGAGTGGAACGGATCGCGCGGAATGAAATAAAAAGTTGATGGCGCTGCTTCGAATGGCAAAGGTTTAACTCTGCACATGTGCAACCTCGATAATAATGCAACACTCAGGCGGTAACACATGGGGACAACGGTCGACATCGCACACATGATCAACTTGTTTCCACTTTAAAAACAGAGAAATTTGTAAACTATTTTAAAAACTATCATGCTATTGGTAGGTACTTGTTGTCATTATCAACTTTTACTTGACTCTTGATCCATCGTCAACAATAATTGAGTTTCATCTATTAACCACATTTATTAACTAATTTCTTACTTTTAAATGATTGGACATAATTAGTggcaattcaaagtaaccactTTGTTGTATAAACTAGCAACTGAATGTTTCTTCTCTGGattttcttttcaatttttatctgaaaaattaataaatttctatttctttaaatgcgttttttctcaaaaatataatttatccacaaactgtatatttttaaatattgtttattgttCAACACAAAAGAATTTTGGTCTCTTTGAAATTCGCAATAAAAGCACcaattaaaaaagttaatcGTACTGTGTCTCTTTATTTTATGAAGATTAATTCCCACATTCATTAATCctgcgtgttcagccaatcagagcgcttgctttcatccaatcaaaaatgtttatcgcgataaaaacgtcctactactctgtcagattctcaaattgtttttaataacagtaggtattataattaaataattacttagcgctaaagtttgtattctggaattaatcttgtcaaaaataacacgaccaaattttttatatctgataaatttcccaattttcacttaaacatttttgctttaagcaattttactcgttgatatttgggaatttttattcaaaagttaaatcctcgagctaaagctctcgggcctaaccaaaataaaaatacccgaattcaactcgttaaattgtcaaagcaaaaagttttcgtaaaattgaaaaatttatccgataaaaaattaggtcttgttataagtatggcaactatgtacgaaaatgtatgtggcaactgtgtgggtggggtagagttgtcatttgtatgacatttcaaaagcgtgcatttgatttgacattgatttgacaattttcaaactatgaactgtcaaagaaatgtcagctCTATCctcccacacagttgccacatacattttagtACATAGTTACCAttcttatccacaatcattttgaatcacccaatagaaTAAATTTTACTAGAGGCGTAAAAAGTATaacgtaaaaaaaatgcatattaaCGTTAACACGTACGCCACAAATAGAATATAGACATTATTATTGCACACATGTGAAGTTTGCACAGCGAGGCCTCAGCCCGAGTCTGTCGTATCATATAAGTGCGACAATAATGTAGTATTTCACGTGTTGCGAAGTGAAAGTGTGTGAAGAGAAAATGAGTTCTTTGGCGAAAATCTGTCTCCAGACACGTAAATATCATCCATCGTTGTTTTAGTTgtgttttcttgattttttttttctttatctaTTTTACCGCACAGTATGGGATAAAGTAAGTCATTACTGATCTGAAATGAGCAGATACTCGTAAGTACAATATGTCGGACGGtcttaaataaatgaaaaatgaaataaaagtaaaaatcccTTGAACATGGAGATGCATATTTCGCAGCGGGCACTTAGATTGACGAgtttaaaattggtttctcattttgattttcttctgAAAGTTGATAGATGATTGTAGGTAATATGGTGGAAGGGAATTTGTGCTCGCGCTTTTCcccaaacatttttgaaaggaTACTATGCGTGTTATCAATATCGGCTGCAATACAAAGAACTTTCCgttcacaaaaaataattacctgAAGATAATTATATCTAACACAATCTGATGCTATTGTGATCCAGTTGTAATGAAATAGTCGTGCTTTCAAAGGACACAGCGGTAAATATGTATCTAACAATAGATAGAACAGATTTAGCTCttttcattgttttatttttgaaaaataaatttattccaacaatgcaaaaagtacTTAAactggaaaaggaaaatatttgaaacgtCTTAAATGCGTACTTATTCACTTTGGGATGGAATTTGAAGTTTTCTGGCAATAATAATTCCGATCATGAAATATTTGTGCTTAATGTTTAAACTaattattaaagaattaatTCAGATAGTCAATAGGAAAGGAAAAGTACCAATTTCATGTGTAAATATAGATTAAGAATATTGATCAAAGGGTTAGGTAATGATATTCAATATCCACGGCCGTGAGTAATGATTCATTACTCCACAATTTGTGACCAATGGCAAAATCATCACTTAGACTATAAAGTTGTTATGATACATATGTCATAACTATTTTGAAATCTCATAATTTGCCAATTTGTCTacgttttgttgttaaaaagataaatgaattttgatacGTAGTACAGATAATTAAGTCTGTGCGTAGTAGAAAAAGTATTGAAATCTACTCGCGTGTAACGGCCATTACTTATGAAGTGAATTTGCGGCACGAGTCGTAGGTGTCGGCCTGTAATCATAACACGCTAGTTGAGTAATACATTGTTTGTTTCGGTTATAACATTTACAtagtgcgttcgtaaagttcggaataaattcgataaaagtgtaagtattaatttctgagaaaaatcctcgaagaggtcaattttttttttttaaagtgcaTATTCTTCAGTACTTGACTTGTGTTGACAGCTTTTTATCTCCCAATTATTACGTcatcaatattatttttaaatgagaaactccacttttt encodes:
- the LOC138125709 gene encoding uncharacterized protein gives rise to the protein MSEEGLNPVRKSSRTERSPSRSKQGNQSKEIEKKIETVLREIREDMAGIVEESKVRRKELAAVREKKGEQKREDMPKSSEVRKERSKREREEGKTSKEGKNPLRNSSRTRRSPNRSEKENQSKEMDKEMKTTMIREIREEIKALRKELAAVREENGELRKELATVREEMRGREEKGQAEKAD